The Leptospira mtsangambouensis genomic sequence GTTTCAGATTTATTGAAAAACCTATTGTTTTCTAAAGCTGGAAAAAAAATAAATTCTGTTCAATCAAATTGGATCGAGATGAATACCTATCTAGAAGCGATAGACAAAGAGAATCTGCTAGTGGATTTTATAAGACATTATTGGTCAACACAGGAGGGACTTACTCGACAAAGAGAATTATTTAGCAAAATAAAAAACAGAATTACAACAAGCAACGAAGCAACTCAACTTTCAGAAAATCTAGTTTTTGGATCTTACTATTATACTGCGTTACTCAACACTGATCACGAAGTTTGGGAAAAATATAACAATGAAACGAGAGAATCAATCTCAGTCCTAAAGATGCTTGGAATGCAACAAAATAGACCGTTACTCTTATCAATGCTACAGTGTTTTGACAAAAAGGAATTAGAACTTGCGGTTAGCAGACTATTATCCTGGACTATAAGGTTCATAGTGAGTGGAAGATTGGGAAGCTCTGGCCTTGAAATAAATTTTTCAGAAAAGGCAAAAATGATAACCGACAAAAAAATAAAAACAGCTGATTCTTTACTTGAAGAAATGAAGAAAATTATACCCTCTGATGAGGAATTTGAAAAAGCATTTTCAGTTTATTCTTCTAATAAACCAGAAGTCGCACGTTATTTATTAATATCATTAGAAAAAAATCTTAATGCAGAAAAAGAACCTGAACAAATTCCTAATCAAAACTCAGATCAAATAACACTCGAACATATTTTACCACAAAAAATGAGTAACAACTGGAATTACTTTTCAGAGGAAGATCATCAATTCTATTTCAGAAGAATTGGAAATCTTTGTTTATTAAAGAAAAGAAGCAACTCAATGCTGAGAGACGATTCATTTGGAAAGAAAAAAAGTGTTTATCAAACTTCTATGTTTAAACTTACAAATTCATTAGTACATTTATCTGAGTGGAATAAAGATTCAATAGATAAAAGGCAGTCCGAACTTGCTAAATTAGCGGTTAAAGCTTGGAAACTTAAATAGCACTAACTACGCATAACAGCGCGGAAACGCTGCGCTTCGGCACTTACGGCCTCGCTTGGGCTGCGCCACATTCCCTTTCTGTCACTCGTTTGCATCCGCAAACTCCGTGCCAGTCCCTAACGTCCCGTTCCGGGACTCAGGGTCAGGGAACGTCGTCTCCACTAGTTCGTTATACGACATGCTTGGAAGCTTAAATTACTAATTTTAAATCTGTCTGATACGTTTTAGCAAAGAAAAAACGAACAACTCATTTTTTCGAAATCTTTGTTCCATATAAAAATATCCTAAAATAATAAGTAATAGTGTTTGACGCCAGTATCCCGGTACACCAGTATTGATTTGTGATAAAATCCTTCAGAGACAAAGATACTGAAGCTATATGGAATGGTGCTCTATCTAAAAAATTTCCAAAGGAAATTCAAAGAACCGCTAGAAGAAAAATGATCCATATTGATAGTGCTAAAAATCTAGAGGATTTAAAAACACCACCAGGAAACAGACTGCACCAGCTTACTGATGACCGATCTGGACAACATTCAATAAGTATCAATATGAAATATAGAATCTGTTTCAATTGGAATAATGGTTCTGTCGAAAATGTGGAAATCATAGATTATCATTAAGGAGATTCTGTATGAATAAAGAACTTATGAACATTCATCCTGGGGAAATTCTATTAGAAGACTTTCTTAAACCTATGGAATTATCTGCTTACAAACTTGCGCAAAGTACTCTTATCGATCAAAAAAGAATTAGTGAAATTATACATGGGAAAAGAGCTATTACAGCAG encodes the following:
- a CDS encoding HigA family addiction module antitoxin; translation: MNKELMNIHPGEILLEDFLKPMELSAYKLAQSTLIDQKRISEIIHGKRAITADTALRFSKFFGNSPEFWLSIQAHYDLEIKQYELKNELRAIKKYKELKAS
- a CDS encoding DUF262 domain-containing protein, which gives rise to MNRIDKSQIDIKGIGKVLSEGKLSVPPFQRSYSWEEKQINDLFEDINESISHKNEDYFLGSIVVLRKEDGQSEIVDGQQRIATTSILLTAIRDILIELGDNVRAEIIEKDYLFSRDIETLELIQNLELNTYDNIFYTEHIVSREKRKLTSFNKVSHEKLSLAYNIALKFIRKEIIGSKEKNENIAKWITFIKENVKVIWIQVEDYSYAYTIFETLNDRGLVLTVSDLLKNLLFSKAGKKINSVQSNWIEMNTYLEAIDKENLLVDFIRHYWSTQEGLTRQRELFSKIKNRITTSNEATQLSENLVFGSYYYTALLNTDHEVWEKYNNETRESISVLKMLGMQQNRPLLLSMLQCFDKKELELAVSRLLSWTIRFIVSGRLGSSGLEINFSEKAKMITDKKIKTADSLLEEMKKIIPSDEEFEKAFSVYSSNKPEVARYLLISLEKNLNAEKEPEQIPNQNSDQITLEHILPQKMSNNWNYFSEEDHQFYFRRIGNLCLLKKRSNSMLRDDSFGKKKSVYQTSMFKLTNSLVHLSEWNKDSIDKRQSELAKLAVKAWKLK
- a CDS encoding type II toxin-antitoxin system RelE/ParE family toxin, with the protein product MIKSFRDKDTEAIWNGALSKKFPKEIQRTARRKMIHIDSAKNLEDLKTPPGNRLHQLTDDRSGQHSISINMKYRICFNWNNGSVENVEIIDYH